From the Temnothorax longispinosus isolate EJ_2023e chromosome 6, Tlon_JGU_v1, whole genome shotgun sequence genome, one window contains:
- the Tyf gene encoding uncharacterized protein Tyf isoform X2, giving the protein MSTADTALSISIKMAPGPEHRQEPVAPDKIAESDRAADVDAAASVVAVAAAAAAAADVVIDVENVNVASTTGSDNTNNSNDNNNDDDDDHSVAVAAVAVTAVEQTSNIEIAPANFAAGAADSISSPPSSGADSKQEEPPTLSMLNDNELRALLDEAITYKRPKDREGKSNLFKELLQEAEADETEEGRRVISNSRCLPGSNRRRHKRESVSERLTHGGSLQNLAQPIASEFDSSFAYLTSSSCHTYGSSRRKNKKYTGPSVSARQREGGSLPSNVNASHNLASLANLDLTFDKKSFYEERSAYDWTNKEKSKSLDKPSYTSTKKEEKEKEKKELKRDTAGSSGEGESETREKRASKGKYGTNEMLESDNPPPEYKSDYMVIDLGDVEVGAISERNVGSTASGIQRPRSLDTENDEGTELKIIEPRKPIHYVTRATFDITQTPVDTTIEFPIRDHKQEKSKMSVNGTEVTGALFQPHNSVKCSIGGASNGSSTSQSKIVPSLCSVMPASWQTQNITMEGPRYTTQHITMKDPSVSGEKKSLDENGNAVQTYNGERKKPRRKHTQEHNVKVYNAENVEGHRKDIVEDIDSLINFIENKESKSKKGKTGNPVRVKISSGTKPRTREKDTKREQLPSKLKKSNSLEEISKTKLEDLTTEKSVSSSGASSVSSQHGVNIALRRPKQRSTGDATVDSRGDRRSWGTEEGQSIYCNDTGEDYTSRRNSNKKINPEPEHETEFLVVTKKKKSKKQRRSSSGGRAQNLTTSGSYLQNSRGFSNDYRTPLSPELRRKSASSMPPSDKSADSSDLDSVHSLPVTSNTSKHNLAKVATSSGGTPQASYADIARMATINMTHNLTMSAMLNTSSWPSVPPKTPSEPDKVPQDYYPSLDELQHSERKARQQQAQSNHAAASLGLAFEKPLSPTLTKMKNSSDRKKAEAQEEAINKNIQVFKYVQDIEKMHESLTQATEHKEQKHASCSNYSPNSNETTAINAVTPRYNNSTTMNYNPVDTDNNPNCTVNNKDSVTFPRVNNPRPRRNYVHSNQNVQTQGMYEEQHVKKPASSYHEEAVKKSHNTDVPQSESKTNPTCASHDGADAQKLKTAKPTQDSQSVESESGSNKTTSSDPRTARIAKEYQNTTMKHDAKVGVCQPQNSKQDNQQRDDVESKKTKSPNAQSDKDQSQRPSAETQQTKSSTPRPAVILLDETSSDIAKNNNLPTELTFGFEINELLLSEDNGNEEATPTITANPAFSPAIPPLVNKPPPNNFERNPPLFAEKPVRYDKFSSNYHMQQPNAHPVTPVHPVMVQPLPYMSYPTRFAPPTYLPPPPPPPPGIMEKFHPPKEDFSMLYVAPEEELNVQTYNHDKIVSFVGLAWDAVMREMPVTTGRIQFYSGQ; this is encoded by the exons ATGAGCACGGCGGACACCGCGCTGTCAATCTCGATCAAGATGGCCCCAGGGCCGGAACACCGTCAGGAACCGGTAGCTCCTGACAAAATCGCCGAGAGCGATCGTGCCGCCGACGTCGACGCCGCTGCctccgtcgtcgccgtcgctgccgccgccgccgctgccgccgatGTTGTTATCGATGTAGAGAACGTCAACGTCGCATCGACGACCGGTAGCGACAACACCAACAACAGTAACGACAacaacaacgacgacgacgacgaccactCTGTCGCCGTTGCTGCCGTCGCCGTCACCGCCGTGGAGCAAACTTCGAACATCGAGATTGCTCCGGCTAATTTTGCCGCTGGCGCCGCCGATTCGATCAGCTCGCCGCCGAGCAGCGGCGCCGACAGCAAACAG GAGGAACCACCAACCCTGTCTATGCTAAATGATAATGAGTTACGGGCTTTACTGGATGAAGCTATAACATACAAACGTCCGAAAGATCGGGAAGGAAAGTCTAATCTTTTTAAA GAACTTTTGCAAGAGGCAGAAGCGGACGAGACTGAGGAAGGCCGTAGAGTGATATCTAATTCACGCTGTCTTCCGGGCTCAAATCGCAGGAGGCATAAACGGGAGTCTGTGTCCGAGCGTTTGACACACGGCGGATCATTGCAGAATTTAGCGCAGCCTATAGCTTCGGAATTCGATAGTAGTTTTGCTTATCTGACGTCTAGTTCGTGTCATACTTACGGAAGTAGTAGgaggaagaataaaaaatacacaggACCCAGTGTCTCTGCTAGACAGAGAGAAGGTGGATCATTACCGTCGAATGTAAATGCATCGCATAACCTTGCTTCTTTGGCTAATTTAGATCTAACATTCGATAAGAAG AGCTTCTACGAGGAACGGTCAGCTTATGATTGGACCAATAAGGAAAAATCCAAGTCTCTAGACAAACCATCGTACACCAGTacaaagaaagaggagaaggagaaagagaaaaaggaattgAAAAGAGACACCGCTGGTAGTTCAGGCGAGGGAGAATCTGAAACACGAGAGAAACGAGCCAGCAAAGGAAAATACGGAACAAATGAAATGCTGGAGTCAGATAATCCACCCCCGGAATATAAATCGGATTACATGGTCATCGATTTGGGTGATGTTGAG GTAGGTGCTATCAGTGAAAGAAATGTAGGATCTACGGCAAGTGGGATTCAGAGGCCTCGCTCGTTAGACACTGAAAATGATGAAGGGACCGAATTGAAAATTATCGAACCGCGCAAACCGATCCATTATGTCACACGAGCAACTTTCGATATAACACAGACACCTGTGGACACCACTATAGAGTTTCCTATACGTGATCATAAGCAAGAGAAATCAAAAATGTCTGTTAATGGTACAGAGGTGACAGGGGCATTGTTTCAACCACACAACAGCGTAAAATGCAGTATAGGTGGGGCTTCAAATGGTTCTAGCACTAGCCAGAGCAAAATCGTACCTAGTTTATGCTCCGTGATGCCGGCATCTTGGCAAACGCAAAATATAACAATGG AAGGTCCCAGGTATACAACGCAGCACATCACGATGAAAGATCCATCCGTGTCGGGGGAGAAGAAGTCGTTAGACGAAAACGGAAATGCTGTGCAGACATATAACGGTGAACGGAAGAAGCCTAGGAGAAAACACACTCAGGAACACAATGTCAAAGTTTACAATGCCGAAAATGTCGAAGGCCATCGTAAGGATATCGTCGAAGATATCGACAGTCTAATTAACTTCATTGAGAATAAGGAATCCAAGAGCAAAAAGGGAAAGACCGGTAATCCCGTTAGAGTGAAGATTAGTTCCGGCACAAAACCGAGAACCAGGGAGAAGGATACAAAGAGAGAACAGTTGCCTTCcaagttaaaaaaatctaattccCTGGAAGAGATCTCGAAGACAAAATTAGAGGATCTCACGACGGAGAAAAGTGTTAGTTCCAGCGGTGCCAGCAGCGTGTCCAGTCAACacg GCGTAAATATAGCATTGCGACGTCCGAAACAAAGAAGCACCGGAGATGCGACAGTTGATAGTCGAGGCGACAGGCGATCCTGGGGGACAGAGGAAGGTCAGTCGATATATTGCAATGACACGGGAGAAGATTACACGAGCCGTCGTAATTCCAACAAAAAGATTAATCCGGAACCGGAGCACGAGACGGAATTTCTGGTAGttacgaaaaagaaaaagagcaaGAAACAAAGAAGAAGCTCCAGTGGCGGCAGGGCGCAAAACCTGACGACATCAGGATCGTATCTCCAGAATTCCAGAGGATTCTCTAACGACTATAGGACACCTCTTTCTCCCGAACTCCGAAGAAAATCGGCTAGCAGCATGCCTCCGAG CGACAAATCGGCAGATAGTAGCGATTTGGATTCAGTTCACTCGTTGCCGGTTACATCGAACACCTCAAAGCACAATTTGGCCAAAGTTGCAACATCGTCGGGCGGCACTCCGCAGGCGAGTTACGCGGACATAGCGCGCATGGCTACCATCAACATGACACACAATCTGACCATGTCCGCCATGCTAAACACGTCGTCGTGGCCCAGTGTTCCACCCAAGACTCCTTCAGAACCGGATAAAGTGCCTCAAGATTATTATCCGAGTCTAGACGAGTTGCAGCATTCGGAGAGGAAAGCTAGGCAGCAACAGGCCCAATCGAACCATGCAGCAGCGAGTCTGGGTCTGGCTTTCGAGAAGCCACTTTCGCCGACTCTGACGAAGATGAAAAATTCGTCAGATCGAAAGAAAGCCGAAGCTCAGGAAGAGGCCATCAATAAGAACATCCAAGTGTTTAAATATGTGCAAGATATCGAGAAGATGCACGAAAGCCTAACGCAAGCAACAGAACACAAGGAACAGAAACATGCGAGTTGTAGCAATTACAGCCCGAATTCAAACGAGACTACCGCGATAAACGCCGTAACGCCAAGATACAATAATAGTACAACGATGAATTATAATCCAGTCGATACCGATAACAATCCTAATTGCACCGTCAACAATAAAGATTCTGTTACGTTTCCACGAGTCAACAATCCTCGCCCTCGTAGGAATTACGTACACAGTAATCAAAATGTACAAACTCAGGGAATGTACGAAGAGCAACACGTTAAAAAGCCTGCGTCTTCTTATCACGAGGAGGCAGTCAAGAAATCGCATAATACCGACGTCCCGCAGTCCGAGAGCAAGACTAATCCAACGTGCGCGTCGCACGACGGCGCGGACGCGCAGAAGTTGAAAACTGCGAAACCTACGCAGGACTCGCAGAGCGTTGAATCTGAATCTGGAAGTAACAAGACGACTAGCAGCGATCCAAGGACAGCGAGGATCGCGAAGGAGTATCAGAACACCACGATGAAGCACGATGCGAAAGTGGGAGTCTGTCAACCGCAAAACTCGAAACAAGATAATCAGCAGCGCGACGACGTGGAAAGCAAGAAGACGAAGTCGCCGAACGCGCAGTCCGATAAGGACCAGTCGCAAAGACCGTCCGCGGAGACGCAGCAGACGAAGAGTTCGACTCCTAGACCCGCGGTGATCCTGTTGGACGAAACTTCCTCGGACATCGCGAAGAACAACAATCTGCCGACGGAACTCACGTTCGGCTTCGAGATAAACGAGTTGCTGCTCTCGGAGGATAACGGCAACGAGGAGGCGACTCCGACGATCACGGCGAATCCGGCTTTTTCCCCGGCCATACCGCCGCTCGTCAATAAACCGCCGCCCAACAATTTCGAGAGGAATCCGCCGTTGTTCGCCGAGAAACCCGTGAGATACGACAAGTTCTCGTCCAATTATCACATGCAGCAGCCGAACGCTCATCCCGTGACGCCTGTGCATCCGGTCATGGTGCAACCGTTGCCGTACATGAGCTATCCCACCAGATTCGCGCCACCCACGTATCTGCCACCGCCGCCTCCACCGCCACCCGGAATCATGGAGAAGTTTCACCCGCCTAAGGAAGATTTCTCTATGCTCTACGTAGCGCCCGAGGAAGAACTGAATGTGCAGACGTACAACCACGATAAGATCGTGTCGTTCGTTGGCTTAG CATGGGACGCTGTCATGAGAGAAATGCCAGTGACAACCGGCCGTATACAGTTTTACAGCGGACAGTGA
- the Tyf gene encoding uncharacterized protein Tyf isoform X3 — MSTADTALSISIKMAPGPEHRQEPVAPDKIAESDRAADVDAAASVVAVAAAAAAAADVVIDVENVNVASTTGSDNTNNSNDNNNDDDDDHSVAVAAVAVTAVEQTSNIEIAPANFAAGAADSISSPPSSGADSKQEEPPTLSMLNDNELRALLDEAITYKRPKDREGKSNLFKELLQEAEADETEEGRRVISNSRCLPGSNRRRHKRESVSERLTHGGSLQNLAQPIASEFDSSFAYLTSSSCHTYGSSRRKNKKYTGPSVSARQREGGSLPSNVNASHNLASLANLDLTFDKKKSFYEERSAYDWTNKEKSKSLDKPSYTSTKKEEKEKEKKELKRDTAGSSGEGESETREKRASKGKYGTNEMLESDNPPPEYKSDYMVIDLGDVEVGAISERNVGSTASGIQRPRSLDTENDEGTELKIIEPRKPIHYVTRATFDITQTPVDTTIEFPIRDHKQEKSKMSVNGTEVTGALFQPHNSVKCSIGGASNGSSTSQSKIVPSLCSVMPASWQTQNITMGPRYTTQHITMKDPSVSGEKKSLDENGNAVQTYNGERKKPRRKHTQEHNVKVYNAENVEGHRKDIVEDIDSLINFIENKESKSKKGKTGNPVRVKISSGTKPRTREKDTKREQLPSKLKKSNSLEEISKTKLEDLTTEKSVSSSGASSVSSQHGVNIALRRPKQRSTGDATVDSRGDRRSWGTEEGQSIYCNDTGEDYTSRRNSNKKINPEPEHETEFLVVTKKKKSKKQRRSSSGGRAQNLTTSGSYLQNSRGFSNDYRTPLSPELRRKSASSMPPSDKSADSSDLDSVHSLPVTSNTSKHNLAKVATSSGGTPQASYADIARMATINMTHNLTMSAMLNTSSWPSVPPKTPSEPDKVPQDYYPSLDELQHSERKARQQQAQSNHAAASLGLAFEKPLSPTLTKMKNSSDRKKAEAQEEAINKNIQVFKYVQDIEKMHESLTQATEHKEQKHASCSNYSPNSNETTAINAVTPRYNNSTTMNYNPVDTDNNPNCTVNNKDSVTFPRVNNPRPRRNYVHSNQNVQTQGMYEEQHVKKPASSYHEEAVKKSHNTDVPQSESKTNPTCASHDGADAQKLKTAKPTQDSQSVESESGSNKTTSSDPRTARIAKEYQNTTMKHDAKVGVCQPQNSKQDNQQRDDVESKKTKSPNAQSDKDQSQRPSAETQQTKSSTPRPAVILLDETSSDIAKNNNLPTELTFGFEINELLLSEDNGNEEATPTITANPAFSPAIPPLVNKPPPNNFERNPPLFAEKPVRYDKFSSNYHMQQPNAHPVTPVHPVMVQPLPYMSYPTRFAPPTYLPPPPPPPPGIMEKFHPPKEDFSMLYVAPEEELNVQTYNHDKIVSFVGLAWDAVMREMPVTTGRIQFYSGQ; from the exons ATGAGCACGGCGGACACCGCGCTGTCAATCTCGATCAAGATGGCCCCAGGGCCGGAACACCGTCAGGAACCGGTAGCTCCTGACAAAATCGCCGAGAGCGATCGTGCCGCCGACGTCGACGCCGCTGCctccgtcgtcgccgtcgctgccgccgccgccgctgccgccgatGTTGTTATCGATGTAGAGAACGTCAACGTCGCATCGACGACCGGTAGCGACAACACCAACAACAGTAACGACAacaacaacgacgacgacgacgaccactCTGTCGCCGTTGCTGCCGTCGCCGTCACCGCCGTGGAGCAAACTTCGAACATCGAGATTGCTCCGGCTAATTTTGCCGCTGGCGCCGCCGATTCGATCAGCTCGCCGCCGAGCAGCGGCGCCGACAGCAAACAG GAGGAACCACCAACCCTGTCTATGCTAAATGATAATGAGTTACGGGCTTTACTGGATGAAGCTATAACATACAAACGTCCGAAAGATCGGGAAGGAAAGTCTAATCTTTTTAAA GAACTTTTGCAAGAGGCAGAAGCGGACGAGACTGAGGAAGGCCGTAGAGTGATATCTAATTCACGCTGTCTTCCGGGCTCAAATCGCAGGAGGCATAAACGGGAGTCTGTGTCCGAGCGTTTGACACACGGCGGATCATTGCAGAATTTAGCGCAGCCTATAGCTTCGGAATTCGATAGTAGTTTTGCTTATCTGACGTCTAGTTCGTGTCATACTTACGGAAGTAGTAGgaggaagaataaaaaatacacaggACCCAGTGTCTCTGCTAGACAGAGAGAAGGTGGATCATTACCGTCGAATGTAAATGCATCGCATAACCTTGCTTCTTTGGCTAATTTAGATCTAACATTCGATAAGAAG AAGAGCTTCTACGAGGAACGGTCAGCTTATGATTGGACCAATAAGGAAAAATCCAAGTCTCTAGACAAACCATCGTACACCAGTacaaagaaagaggagaaggagaaagagaaaaaggaattgAAAAGAGACACCGCTGGTAGTTCAGGCGAGGGAGAATCTGAAACACGAGAGAAACGAGCCAGCAAAGGAAAATACGGAACAAATGAAATGCTGGAGTCAGATAATCCACCCCCGGAATATAAATCGGATTACATGGTCATCGATTTGGGTGATGTTGAG GTAGGTGCTATCAGTGAAAGAAATGTAGGATCTACGGCAAGTGGGATTCAGAGGCCTCGCTCGTTAGACACTGAAAATGATGAAGGGACCGAATTGAAAATTATCGAACCGCGCAAACCGATCCATTATGTCACACGAGCAACTTTCGATATAACACAGACACCTGTGGACACCACTATAGAGTTTCCTATACGTGATCATAAGCAAGAGAAATCAAAAATGTCTGTTAATGGTACAGAGGTGACAGGGGCATTGTTTCAACCACACAACAGCGTAAAATGCAGTATAGGTGGGGCTTCAAATGGTTCTAGCACTAGCCAGAGCAAAATCGTACCTAGTTTATGCTCCGTGATGCCGGCATCTTGGCAAACGCAAAATATAACAATGG GTCCCAGGTATACAACGCAGCACATCACGATGAAAGATCCATCCGTGTCGGGGGAGAAGAAGTCGTTAGACGAAAACGGAAATGCTGTGCAGACATATAACGGTGAACGGAAGAAGCCTAGGAGAAAACACACTCAGGAACACAATGTCAAAGTTTACAATGCCGAAAATGTCGAAGGCCATCGTAAGGATATCGTCGAAGATATCGACAGTCTAATTAACTTCATTGAGAATAAGGAATCCAAGAGCAAAAAGGGAAAGACCGGTAATCCCGTTAGAGTGAAGATTAGTTCCGGCACAAAACCGAGAACCAGGGAGAAGGATACAAAGAGAGAACAGTTGCCTTCcaagttaaaaaaatctaattccCTGGAAGAGATCTCGAAGACAAAATTAGAGGATCTCACGACGGAGAAAAGTGTTAGTTCCAGCGGTGCCAGCAGCGTGTCCAGTCAACacg GCGTAAATATAGCATTGCGACGTCCGAAACAAAGAAGCACCGGAGATGCGACAGTTGATAGTCGAGGCGACAGGCGATCCTGGGGGACAGAGGAAGGTCAGTCGATATATTGCAATGACACGGGAGAAGATTACACGAGCCGTCGTAATTCCAACAAAAAGATTAATCCGGAACCGGAGCACGAGACGGAATTTCTGGTAGttacgaaaaagaaaaagagcaaGAAACAAAGAAGAAGCTCCAGTGGCGGCAGGGCGCAAAACCTGACGACATCAGGATCGTATCTCCAGAATTCCAGAGGATTCTCTAACGACTATAGGACACCTCTTTCTCCCGAACTCCGAAGAAAATCGGCTAGCAGCATGCCTCCGAG CGACAAATCGGCAGATAGTAGCGATTTGGATTCAGTTCACTCGTTGCCGGTTACATCGAACACCTCAAAGCACAATTTGGCCAAAGTTGCAACATCGTCGGGCGGCACTCCGCAGGCGAGTTACGCGGACATAGCGCGCATGGCTACCATCAACATGACACACAATCTGACCATGTCCGCCATGCTAAACACGTCGTCGTGGCCCAGTGTTCCACCCAAGACTCCTTCAGAACCGGATAAAGTGCCTCAAGATTATTATCCGAGTCTAGACGAGTTGCAGCATTCGGAGAGGAAAGCTAGGCAGCAACAGGCCCAATCGAACCATGCAGCAGCGAGTCTGGGTCTGGCTTTCGAGAAGCCACTTTCGCCGACTCTGACGAAGATGAAAAATTCGTCAGATCGAAAGAAAGCCGAAGCTCAGGAAGAGGCCATCAATAAGAACATCCAAGTGTTTAAATATGTGCAAGATATCGAGAAGATGCACGAAAGCCTAACGCAAGCAACAGAACACAAGGAACAGAAACATGCGAGTTGTAGCAATTACAGCCCGAATTCAAACGAGACTACCGCGATAAACGCCGTAACGCCAAGATACAATAATAGTACAACGATGAATTATAATCCAGTCGATACCGATAACAATCCTAATTGCACCGTCAACAATAAAGATTCTGTTACGTTTCCACGAGTCAACAATCCTCGCCCTCGTAGGAATTACGTACACAGTAATCAAAATGTACAAACTCAGGGAATGTACGAAGAGCAACACGTTAAAAAGCCTGCGTCTTCTTATCACGAGGAGGCAGTCAAGAAATCGCATAATACCGACGTCCCGCAGTCCGAGAGCAAGACTAATCCAACGTGCGCGTCGCACGACGGCGCGGACGCGCAGAAGTTGAAAACTGCGAAACCTACGCAGGACTCGCAGAGCGTTGAATCTGAATCTGGAAGTAACAAGACGACTAGCAGCGATCCAAGGACAGCGAGGATCGCGAAGGAGTATCAGAACACCACGATGAAGCACGATGCGAAAGTGGGAGTCTGTCAACCGCAAAACTCGAAACAAGATAATCAGCAGCGCGACGACGTGGAAAGCAAGAAGACGAAGTCGCCGAACGCGCAGTCCGATAAGGACCAGTCGCAAAGACCGTCCGCGGAGACGCAGCAGACGAAGAGTTCGACTCCTAGACCCGCGGTGATCCTGTTGGACGAAACTTCCTCGGACATCGCGAAGAACAACAATCTGCCGACGGAACTCACGTTCGGCTTCGAGATAAACGAGTTGCTGCTCTCGGAGGATAACGGCAACGAGGAGGCGACTCCGACGATCACGGCGAATCCGGCTTTTTCCCCGGCCATACCGCCGCTCGTCAATAAACCGCCGCCCAACAATTTCGAGAGGAATCCGCCGTTGTTCGCCGAGAAACCCGTGAGATACGACAAGTTCTCGTCCAATTATCACATGCAGCAGCCGAACGCTCATCCCGTGACGCCTGTGCATCCGGTCATGGTGCAACCGTTGCCGTACATGAGCTATCCCACCAGATTCGCGCCACCCACGTATCTGCCACCGCCGCCTCCACCGCCACCCGGAATCATGGAGAAGTTTCACCCGCCTAAGGAAGATTTCTCTATGCTCTACGTAGCGCCCGAGGAAGAACTGAATGTGCAGACGTACAACCACGATAAGATCGTGTCGTTCGTTGGCTTAG CATGGGACGCTGTCATGAGAGAAATGCCAGTGACAACCGGCCGTATACAGTTTTACAGCGGACAGTGA